ACCGTTTCTAGCCCCGCCGGTCAACGCCTATTCGCGGTGATTAGTGGATGGTAACTACTCAGCACATGCCGAGTAGTCACCATCCAAGCTGCATTCACGTCCAGCATCCAACACAAAAAATAGCTAAACTTTGTCTGTGACCTCGCCATCATTATCTACCGGCCGTATGAAACAGTTCATATGGATTTACCTAGTTCTGTTTATATGCGTTTTCATCATGATTGCACCCTTACCCCCTCTCGCTGCACTACCACCCATACGTATTCCTCTTGCGGCTCTGGTTATGGCAGGCGTGCTCTTCTATTTCGGTCGGGCGCTCATCACATCCAACAACTCATTGCGCAAAGGCCCGCCATTCATTTTCCTCGCTGTTGCCTCCGTATTGATACCAGCGGCCCTTACTCTGGCGTTTTATCCTCGTGCTGTCCAGCAATACGAGCACATTCAACAAACCACAGAATCAACAGACCAACCAACACACTAAAGCCAGTTCACCACTCGCCGCCACGCCGTACCTACTTGAACCGAAATATGCATGTTCAGATGCACAAGGTCGTGTTAGAACGACGCTGTGTGACTAATTAGAAATTGTGTTGATCGTCAAGTGGAAAGTGAAGAAATCGGATGGCCACTCAGCAAGTTAGGCGTCGCTTAAAGGGAGTCATCACCCAAGCAAGATAGCAAACTTTCTATTTATCTTCGACTTGATACCTAATAAGAAAGCGAGTGAGCAAGAGGGCATGTAACACGTATTAGACATACCGTGTGCTCTATCCTTGAACGAGCAATCGTCCTTAATGCACCGCTCGTTCCTGGTACACCGGAAGCACCGTCAATCGCTGCGCCTGCACCGTCACTGCCCGCCCGCTGATGCGAGCCTCCCCAAACGCAATCAGCGCTGAGGCATCCCTCAATAACTGCCGGTGGGCTTCCCACAAATCCGGGCTGATGATCAGCTGCACGCGCGTGTGGCGATCTTCTAACACGAAAAACGCGAAGCCTCTGGCCGTGGGTGGCCGCTGCCTGGCAATCACCAAGCCCGCCGTCCACTGCTGCTGACCATGCCGGAGCTGCGCCAACGGCACGCATCCCAAGTCACGCAACCGGGCGCGATGCGCGTCCAGCGGATGCCGCCCTGCTTCCGAGTACCCTTTGGTGCGCAGATCCAGCGACAGCAGCTCCTCTTCGCTCAACTCGGGCAGGAACGGCAGCTCTCCATTAGGTGTGAGCAGGGTTCGTTGTCCGGGCGGCCGAGCGTTGGCCAACGCCGTCAGGGTATAGAACGCCGCTCGCCGCTGCATGCCCAGCCCATCGAAGGCACCTGCCTTCACCAGCGTCTGCAGGGCATCTCGCTGGATCGTCACACGGTCATAAAACTCCTCAATGCTGCCAAAGCGACCGTGTACCAGCCGTTCCTGCACGATGCTTCGTACCGCATCGTCGCCTAACCCATCCACCTTCAGCGGCACTCGCACACTTCGCTCACTCTCCGCCCTAAAAGACACACCTGAGCGATTCACGTCAATGGGGGAGAGCGTCACGCCCCAGCGCCGCGCCTCCTGCGACAGGGTGGCAGCAGGCCACATCCCCGGCGCTTCCGTCAACAGGCCCGCCAGGAACGCCGCCGGATGATGATGCCGCATCCACGCCGAGGCGTAACTGTGTTGCGCGAAGGCGTGCGCGTGACTCTCCGCGAAGCCATAGCCCCGGAACATCGCGCACATGGCGAACACCTCCTCGGCCTCCCAGGGGAATGCACCCGTCGTCCGGGCCGCCCCTTCCACGAAGGCCGCACGAAGCTGGGCCAGTTCTGCGTCGTCTTCCACCTTGCTCAGCCGACTCCGGAAGCGGTCCGCCTGCAGCCAGTCATACCCCGCGTAGTGCACCGCGAGCCGCAGAATCTGCTCCTGGAACATCAACGTCCCGTGCGTCGGCGCGAGGATCGTCTGAAGCGGCTCTGGCAACTCGGGCACTGTTTCCTCGCCCCGTGCCCGCCGCACATACGGATGCACCGTCCCACTCTGAATCGGCCCTGGCCGCACCAGCGCAATCTGGTGCGCCAACTCCGTCAGGTTCTTCGGCTGCAACCGGGCAGTCATCTGCACCTGCGCGGGTGACTCGATCTGAAACAGCCCCATCGTGTCGCCGCTGGCAATCCGCGCCCACACCTGCGGATCGTCCGGCAACTCCCCGTACTCCACCCAGCGCCCAGTCAGGCGGAGAACTTCTTCTCTCGCCCGCTCCAGCGCGGCCAACATTCGCAGTCCCAGCAGATCCAGCTTGATCAGCCCAAGTTTCTCGACATCGTCCTTGTCGAAGAACAGCAGCCGAATGCCTCCAGTGCTGCGCTGAAGCGGTGAGTAATACGTCAACGGCTTGGCCGACAGCACAGTCCCTCCGGAGTGCGGGGCCAGATGGCGGACGTGCTTGTGCTCAAACAAGGTCAGCAGCTCCAGCAGCGCGTTCTTCACAGGCGCATTCCCCAGCACCTCGGTGAACACCACCTCGGCGTCTCTGGCCCGGTGGGGGCGCAGCTGCCGGAAATCCCGCCCTAACGCCCGGCTCAGCCGGTCTCGCACCTCCGGCGGCAGGCCCAGCGCCCGGCCCAGGTCCTGCACCGCGCTCGGCAGCCGGTACGTGATGCGGTTGGCGACCATCGCCTCCCCACCGTTCATCCC
The Deinococcus sp. KNUC1210 genome window above contains:
- the dnaE gene encoding DNA polymerase III subunit alpha, whose translation is MDDARSRLAQPAPVARRTSQQAVRPLQALLGCQSFFSEGRSTVSPARLVELAASRGYTHVGLVDWVSVAGAVELCEAAREHGLGAVIGATVPVVLPTGKGKADAFPLVLLAQNRTGYQALNELISSVQQACPEGMPLEQLLTSDTADLICLTGGRSGFPTVLGERRELPVVQRLLTALRAAFQFRLYVQLFHGAAPHEQRRLSSLRGLAREQGLPTVAVPEICMGEANEYPLLDALTCARLGIDVNTPHAERPRNHAPEVAFPLHWGTHLPYPDALLNATKIARDCTLDLLPERLTPPEPKLPDGVDAQTFLEGRVRAELPRKYPAEVLGQAAQRLTAELATVAQLDMAGFFLTAAEVTDHCREHGILAAGRGSAAGSVLCYLLGITLSDPIRHNLLFERFLHTGRSSMPDVDIDIASSRRDSVLAWVEERWGMNGGEAMVANRITYRLPSAVQDLGRALGLPPEVRDRLSRALGRDFRQLRPHRARDAEVVFTEVLGNAPVKNALLELLTLFEHKHVRHLAPHSGGTVLSAKPLTYYSPLQRSTGGIRLLFFDKDDVEKLGLIKLDLLGLRMLAALERAREEVLRLTGRWVEYGELPDDPQVWARIASGDTMGLFQIESPAQVQMTARLQPKNLTELAHQIALVRPGPIQSGTVHPYVRRARGEETVPELPEPLQTILAPTHGTLMFQEQILRLAVHYAGYDWLQADRFRSRLSKVEDDAELAQLRAAFVEGAARTTGAFPWEAEEVFAMCAMFRGYGFAESHAHAFAQHSYASAWMRHHHPAAFLAGLLTEAPGMWPAATLSQEARRWGVTLSPIDVNRSGVSFRAESERSVRVPLKVDGLGDDAVRSIVQERLVHGRFGSIEEFYDRVTIQRDALQTLVKAGAFDGLGMQRRAAFYTLTALANARPPGQRTLLTPNGELPFLPELSEEELLSLDLRTKGYSEAGRHPLDAHRARLRDLGCVPLAQLRHGQQQWTAGLVIARQRPPTARGFAFFVLEDRHTRVQLIISPDLWEAHRQLLRDASALIAFGEARISGRAVTVQAQRLTVLPVYQERAVH